One Halichondria panicea chromosome 6, odHalPani1.1, whole genome shotgun sequence genomic window carries:
- the LOC135336998 gene encoding uncharacterized protein LOC135336998 — protein sequence MGNICHVESCYLEFDIVPIILIWFACGLLVVLVIIMWCVVCCLEEGRLKEALQKFSYCPKACDYCHCTRCNRLMCMDNPATPCACEDCIDRVQASDPLVPGENSNPDDGGDRKKGSYKSCHFFPGCDECSKEPPELCLCETCHCTHCKKLLCEECECIDCTKRNEKPCHRMSKCKCSSELEQSTSTLPAESTSTPQASRLSVASRQEKSVPMLEIVQLDRTDSGKRTEEFVPDSPTPADDVPNDERPCNRCVRKCCTRSSYVRFWQWFCSNIPWWHIYFVLMGIFNAVVRIVYGSNQGVLRDTPRVTYIDKLGRQVVYVDDIPVLEKSNYFQFILIIKALFWLAFTLSVGADVFFVKSDLMCDTSRDCYILDNNFDEEPITANCTEIVDNQKQTAVCYELVFDFTMASSAMGGLLTFTRVELVIFATLNTYLLKLSRKKCQCCFKFFNASVIIVTIIGIVILYPVFLHIELMANLSPLRHAGRIIQFTGYMISVMMSVLIPWYYLVDPDFCTLKCTCT from the coding sequence ATGGGTAACATCTGTCATGTTGAGAGCTGTTACCTAGAGTTTGACATAGTCCCGATTATCCTCATATGGTTTGCTTGTGGATTGTTGGTCGTTCTAGTCATTATtatgtggtgtgttgtgtgctgttTAGAGGAGGGCAGACTCAAAGAAGCTCTACAGAAGTTCAGCTACTGCCCTAAGGCATGCGATTACTGTCACTGCACGCGTTGCAACCGTCTCATGTGTATGGACAACCCAGCAACACCTTGTGCTTGTGAGGACTGTATTGATCGTGTTCAGGCTAGTGATCCCCTGGTTCCTGGTGAGAATAGCAATCCTGACGATGGTGGTGATCGTAAGAAAGGCTCTTACAAAAGCTGTCATTTCTTCCCAGGATGCGATGAATGTTCAAAGGAGCCTCCAGAACTTTGTCTTTGCGAAACTTGTCACTGTACACATTGCAAAAAACTCTTATGCGAAGAATGTGAATGTATAGATTGTACCAAGCGAAATGAAAAACCTTGTCATCGCATGTCTAAGTGTAAATGTAGCTCTGAATTGGAACAGAGCACATCTACTCTTCCTGCTGAAAGCACTAGCACACCTCAAGCCAGTCGCTTGTCAGTCGCCAGTCGCCAAGAAAAGAGTGTGCCTATGCTGGAGATCGTTCAATTGGATAGAACAGACTCTGGTAAAAGGACTGAAGAGTTTGTACCTGACTCTCCCACTCCAGCCGATGATGTGCCAAATGACGAGCGTCCATGTAACAGATGTGTCCGAAAGTGTTGTACTCGTTCCAGCTATGTACGTTTTTGGCAATGGTTTTGCTCTAACATTCCATGGTGGCATATATATTTTGTGTTAATGGGAATTTTCAATGCTGTTGTTAGAATTGTGTATGGGAGCAACCAAGGCGTGCTGAGAGACACACCAAGAGTGACTTATATTGATAAACTGGGCCGGCAAGTTGTGTACGTTGATGACATTCCAGTGCTGGAAAAATCAAATTACTTCCAGTTCATATTGATcattaaagctttgttctggCTTGCTTTTACTTTGTCTGTAGGAGCTGATGTTTTTTTTGTCAAATCTGATCTAATGTGCGATACCAGTCGAGACTGCTATATCCTTGACAACAACTTCGATGAGGAACCTATCACCGCCAACTGCACTGAGATTGTTGACAATCAAAAGCAAACTGCTGTATGCTACGAACTAGTTTTCGATTTCACTATGGCCAGCTCGGCAATGGGTGGTTTGTTGACATTCACTCGTGTGGAATTGGTTATTTTCGCAACTCTCAACACTTATCTACTCAAGTTGAGTCGGAAAAAATGTCAATGTTGTTTCAAATTTTTTAATGCTTCTGTGATTATTGTAACTATTATTGGAATAGTTATCCTTTATCCTGTGTTTTTGCACATCGAATTAATGGCAAATCTGAGCCCGCTAAGGCACGCTGGTCGAATAATTCAGTTCACTGGATATATGATTAGTGTGATGATGTCTGTGCTCATACCGTGGTATTACCTAGTTGACCCCGACTTTTGTACActtaaatgtacatgtacctag
- the LOC135336999 gene encoding uncharacterized protein LOC135336999, with protein MGNICHVESCYLEFDIVPIILIWFACGLLVVLVIIMWCVVCCLEEGRLKEALQKFSYCPKACDYCHCTRCNRLMCMDNPATPCACEDCIDRVQASDPLVPGENSNPDDGGDRKKGSYKSCHFFPGCDECSKEPPELCLCETCHCTHCKKLLCEECECIDCTKRNEKPCHRMSKCKCSSELEQSTSTLPAESTSTPQASRLSVASRQEKSVPMLEIVQLDRTDSGKRTEEFVPDSPTPADDVPNDERPCNRCVRKCCTRSSYVRFWQWFCSNIPWWHIYFVLMGIFNAVVRIVYGSNQGVLRDTPRVTYIDKLGRQVVYVDDIPVLEKSNYFQFILIIKALFWLAFTLSVGADVFFVKSDLMCDTSRDCYILDNNFDEEPITANCTEIVDNQKQTAVCYELVFDFTMASSAMGGLLTFTRVELVIFATLNTYLLKLSRKKCQCCFKFFNASVIIVTILGIVILYPVFLHIELMANLSPLRHAGRIIQFTGYMISVMMSVLIPWYYLVDPDFCTLKCTCT; from the coding sequence ATGGGTAACATCTGTCATGTTGAGAGCTGTTACCTAGAGTTTGACATAGTCCCGATTATCCTCATATGGTTTGCTTGTGGATTGTTGGTCGTTCTAGTCATTATtatgtggtgtgttgtgtgctgttTAGAGGAGGGCAGACTCAAAGAAGCTCTACAGAAGTTCAGCTACTGCCCTAAGGCATGCGATTACTGTCACTGCACGCGTTGCAACCGTCTCATGTGTATGGACAACCCAGCAACACCTTGTGCTTGTGAGGACTGTATTGATCGTGTTCAGGCTAGTGATCCCCTGGTTCCTGGTGAGAATAGCAATCCTGACGATGGTGGTGATCGTAAGAAAGGCTCTTACAAAAGCTGTCATTTCTTCCCAGGATGCGATGAATGTTCAAAGGAGCCTCCAGAACTTTGTCTTTGCGAAACTTGTCACTGTACACATTGCAAAAAACTCTTATGCGAAGAATGTGAATGTATAGATTGTACCAAGCGAAATGAAAAACCTTGTCATCGCATGTCTAAGTGTAAATGTAGCTCTGAATTGGAACAGAGCACATCTACTCTTCCTGCTGAAAGCACTAGCACACCTCAAGCCAGTCGCTTGTCAGTCGCCAGTCGCCAAGAAAAGAGTGTGCCTATGCTGGAGATCGTTCAATTGGATAGAACAGACTCTGGTAAAAGGACTGAAGAGTTTGTACCTGACTCTCCCACTCCAGCCGATGATGTGCCAAATGACGAGCGTCCATGTAACAGATGTGTCCGAAAGTGTTGTACTCGTTCCAGCTATGTACGTTTTTGGCAATGGTTTTGCTCTAACATTCCATGGTGGCATATATATTTTGTGTTAATGGGAATTTTCAATGCTGTTGTTAGAATTGTGTATGGGAGCAACCAAGGCGTGCTGAGAGACACACCAAGAGTGACTTATATTGATAAACTGGGCCGGCAAGTTGTGTACGTTGATGACATTCCAGTGCTGGAAAAATCAAATTACTTCCAGTTCATATTGATcattaaagctttgttctggCTTGCTTTTACTTTGTCTGTAGGAGCTGATGTTTTTTTTGTCAAATCTGATCTAATGTGCGATACCAGTCGAGACTGCTATATCCTTGACAACAACTTCGATGAGGAACCTATCACCGCCAACTGCACTGAGATTGTTGACAATCAAAAGCAAACTGCTGTATGCTACGAACTAGTTTTCGATTTCACTATGGCCAGCTCGGCAATGGGTGGTTTGTTGACATTCACTCGTGTGGAATTGGTTATTTTCGCAACTCTCAACACTTATCTACTCAAGTTGAGTCGGAAAAAATGTCAATGTTGTTTCAAATTTTTTAATGCTTCTGTGATTATTGTAACTATTCTTGGAATAGTTATCCTTTATCCTGTGTTTTTGCACATCGAATTAATGGCAAATCTGAGCCCGCTAAGGCACGCTGGTCGAATAATTCAGTTCACTGGATATATGATTAGTGTGATGATGTCTGTGCTCATACCGTGGTATTACCTAGTTGACCCCGACTTTTGTACActtaaatgtacatgtacctag
- the LOC135337004 gene encoding uncharacterized protein LOC135337004 has protein sequence MEEDSSSDEEFEDAPEPPTTAPPPQPWKIQQMPSVSHLLPGHNSAQWVHSDEDGAKWVQSPDVSHLIPQRWDGPKAPSSPMEKLISMGFADRAFNEQILAKHNNDTPWSSTSCWMVTK, from the exons ATGGAGGAAGACAGCAGTAGTGACGAGGAATTCGAG GATGCTCCCGAGCCTCCCACcactgcccctccccctcagccGTGGAAGATCCAGCAGATGCCGAGCGTATCCCACCTCCTACCAGGACATAACTCCGCTCAGTGGGTGCACAgtgatgag GATGGAGCCAAGTGGGTCCAGTCACCTGATGTCTCCCACCTCATCCCTCAGCGCTGGGACGGACCCAAAGCCCCCAGCTCCCCGATGGAGAAGCTCATCTCAATGGGGTTTGCTGACAGGGCTTTCAACGAACAAATCCTGgccaaacacaacaatgacaCTCCATGGTCCTCAACGAGTTGTTGGATGGTTACCAAGTAG
- the LOC135337002 gene encoding uncharacterized protein LOC135337002: MGNICHVESCYLEFDIVPIILIWFACVLLVSLVIIMWCVVCCLEKDRLKEALQEFSYCPKACDCHCTRCNRLMCMDDPAPCACEDCIDRVQASDPLVPGENSNPDDGSDRKKDSYKSCHFFPGCDECSRKPPELCLCETCHCTHCKKLLCEECECIDCTKRNEKPCHRMSKCKCSSELEQSTSTLPAESTSTPQASRLSVASRQEKSVPMLEIIQLDRTDSGKRTEEFVLDSPTPVAFADDVPNDERPCNRCVRKCCTHSSYVRLWQWLRKICSKIPWWRIYFLLMGLFNGVVRIVYGSNQGVLRDTPRVAYIDKLGRQVVYVDDIPVLEKSNYFQFILIIKALFWLAFTLSVGADVFFVKSDLMCDTSRDCYILDNNFDEEPITANCTEIVDNQKQTAVCYKLVYDFTMASSAMGGLLTFTRVELVIFATLNTCLLKWSRKKSQRCFKCVIASVIIVTIIVIVILYPVFLHVEQRANLSPLRHAGRIIQLTGYMISVMMSVLIPWYHLVDPDFCTKKEKEKCT; the protein is encoded by the coding sequence ATGGGTAACATCTGTCATGTTGAGAGCTGTTACCTAGAGTTTGACATAGTCCCGATTATCCTCATATGGTTTGCTTGTGTATTGTTGGTCTCTCTAGTGATTATtatgtggtgtgttgtgtgctgttTAGAGAAGGACAGACTCAAAGAAGCTCTACAGGAGTTCAGCTACTGCCCTAAGGCATGCGATTGTCACTGCACGCGTTGCAACCGTCTCATGTGTATGGACGACCCAGCACCTTGTGCTTGTGAGGACTGTATTGACCGTGTTCAGGCTAGTGATCCCCTGGTTCCTGGTGAGAATAGCAATCCTGACGATGGTAGTGATCGTAAGAAAGACTCTTACAAAAGCTGTCATTTCTTCCCAGGATGCGATGAATGCTCAAGGAAGCCTCCAGAACTTTGTCTTTGCGAAACTTGTCACTGTACACATTGCAAAAAACTCTTATGCGAAGAATGTGAATGTATAGATTGTACCAAGCGAAATGAAAAACCTTGTCATCGCATGTCTAAGTGTAAATGTAGCTCTGAATTGGAACAGAGCACATCTACTCTTCCTGCTGAAAGCACTAGCACACCTCAAGCCAGTCGCTTGTCAGTCGCCAGTCGCCAGGAAAAGAGTGTGCCTATGCTGGAGATCATTCAATTGGATAGAACAGACTCTGGTAAAAGGACTGAAGAGTTTGTACTTGACTCTCCCACTCCAGTTGCCTTTGCCGATGATGTGCCAAATGACGAGCGTCCATGTAACAGATGTGTCCGAAAGTGTTGTACTCATTCCAGCTATGTACGTCTTTGGCAATGGTTGCGTAAAATTTGCTCTAAAATTCCATGGTGGCGTATATATTTTTTGTTAATGGGACTTTTCAATGGTGTTGTTAGAATTGTGTATGGGAGCAACCAAGGCGTGCTGAGAGACACACCAAGAGTGGCTTATATTGATAAACTTGGCCGGCAAGTTGTGTACGTTGATGACATTCCAGTGCTGGAAAAATCAAATTACTTTCAGTTCATATTGATcattaaagctttgttctggCTTGCTTTTACTTTGTCTGTAGGAGCTGATGTTTTTTTTGTCAAATCTGATCTAATGTGCGATACCAGTCGAGACTGCTATATCCTTGACAACAACTTCGATGAGGAACCTATCACCGCCAACTGCACTGAGATTGTTGACAATCAAAAGCAAACTGCTGTATGctacaaactagtttacgatTTCACTATGGCCAGCTCGGCAATGGGTGGTTTGTTGACATTCACTCGTGTGGAATTGGTTATTTTCGCAACTCTCAACACTTGTCTACTCAAGTGGAGTCGGAAAAAATCTCAACGTTGTTTCAAATGTGTTATTGCTTCTGTGATTATTGTAACTATTATTGTAATAGTTATCCTTTATCCTGTGTTTTTGCACGTCGAACAAAGAGCAAATCTGAGCCCGCTAAGGCACGCTGGTCGAATAATTCAGCTCACTGGATATATGATTAGTGTGATGATGTCTGTGCTCATACCGTGGTATCACCTAGTTGACCCCGATTTTTgtacaaaaaaagaaaaagaaaaatgtACCTAG
- the LOC135336996 gene encoding LOW QUALITY PROTEIN: puromycin-sensitive aminopeptidase-like (The sequence of the model RefSeq protein was modified relative to this genomic sequence to represent the inferred CDS: inserted 1 base in 1 codon; deleted 2 bases in 1 codon), with protein sequence MAADTRRALLCWDEPFIKASFNVTLIVPKDFVALSNMNETSCEDVEGGLKRVMLARTPIMSTYLLAFIVGEFDHVEGRDSNGVLMRVFTPTGKKENGQYALDVAVKTLPFYATYFDIKYPLPKMDLIAIQDFAAGAMENWGLVTYRERLLLVDPVNSSAFTKQLVALVVGHEIAHQWFGNLVTMEWWTHLWLNEGLATWIEYLCVDHTHPEFEIWTNFLSREYASALNLDALDNSHPIEIEVGPPSEVEEIFDTISYXKGSCIIRMLHDWIGTENFRTGLGSYLKKFAYKNAKTEDLWASLEEASKKPVATVMNTWTKQMGYPVLTVEGKQDGNNRILTISQKKFCANGDSSGHESVLWQVPVTIATSKNPTAVKFVLESQSTTVTVEGVGQDDWILVNPSRQGFYRVSYSATLLSPILSILGQLSAQDRLGLLNDTFALARAGVGSTVDVLRLIGSFISETSYTVWESLASNIGSLARLFSSTDCYEDFKRFALKLLTPSFARLGWDSKDTDSTLDTMLRSLVIGQLGRYGDPDMISESKRRFSDHVSEKDAIPADIKSAVFSAALSGGDESIFDHLVALHDKADSNEEKVRIYSSLGNGKTETLITKCLDFATSDKVRPQDLPAVLMSLTRSCPDSRERVWKFVQENWTMLKDRYNGQFLLARMIDVSTAGFVSEERAGEIEKFFSENPWPVAARIVKQNCEAIRLNAKWLQRDRDIVKEWLASQ encoded by the exons atg GCAGCTGATACCCGCCGAGCCCTCCTCTGCTGGGACGAACCTTTCATCAAGGCCTCCTTTAATGTCACCCTCATTGTACCCAAGGACTTTGTGGCTCTGTCCAACatg aACGAGACGAGCTGTGAGGATGTAGAGGGTGGTTTAAAGAGAGTGATGTTGGCCCGCACTCCCATCATGTCCACGTACCTCCTGGCGTTCATCGTGGGAGAGTTTGACCATGTAGAGGGGCGGGACTCCAATGGCGTGCTGATGAGGGTGTTCACGCCCACAGGCAAGAAGGAGAACGGACAGTACGCTCTTGAT GTTGCTGTGAAGACCCTCCCCTTCTACGCCACCTAC TTTGACATCAAGTACCCTCTGCCAAAGATGGACCTCATCGCCATCCAGGACTTTGCAGCTGGTGCCATGGAGAACTGGGGGCTCGTCACTtacag GGAGCGGCTGTTGCTGGTTGATCCTGTTAACTCCTCAGCCTTCACTAAACAGCTGGTGGCCCTCGTCGTGGGTCATGAGATCGCTCATCAGTGGTTCGGCAACTTG gtgaccatggagTGGTGGACCCATCTCTGGCTTAACGAGGGTCTCGCCACTTGGATTGAATACCTGTgcgttgaccacacccacccagaGTTTGAGATTTGGACCAACTTCCTCAGTCGAGAGTACGCCAGTGCTCTAAATCTAGACGCCCTCGATAACTCTCATCCCATTGAG ATTGAGGTGGGACCCCCCTCTGAGGTGGAGGAGATCTTCGATACCATCTCTT GCAAGGGCTCCTGTATCATCCGCATGCTCCACGACTGGATCGGAACGGAG AATTTCCGAACTGGTCTCGGAAGCTACTTGAAGAAATTTGCGTACAAAAACGCGAAGACAG AGGACCTTTGGGCGTCTCTCGAGGAGGCCAGCAAGAAGCCAGTTGCCACGGTGATGAACACCTGGACAAAGCAGATGGGCTACCCTGTGCTGACAGTGGAGGGGAAGCAG GACGGCAACAACAGGATCCTGACCATCTCTCAGAAGAAGTTCTGTGCCAATGGTGACAGCTCAG GTCATGAGTCTGTGTTGTGGCAAGTACCAGTCACCATAGCAACGAGCAAGAACCCGACAGCTGTCAAGTTTGTACTGGAGAGTCAGTCCACCACTGTGAcagtggagggggtggggcaggACGACTGGATACTG GTGAACCCAAGTCGTCAAGGTTTCTACCGTGTGTCATACTCGGCCACTCTTCTCTCCCCCATCCTCTCCATTCTGGGGCAGCTGTCAGCACAGGATCGCCTCGGGCTACTCAATGACACCTTCGCTCTT GCTCGTGCTGGAGTGGGCAGCACCGTGGACGTCTTGCGTCTGATTGGCTCGTTTATTAGCGAGACATCGTACACGGTGTGGGAAAGCCTTGCCTCCAACATTGGCAGCCTCGCTCGTCTCTTCTCCTCCACCGATTGTTACGAGGATTTCAAGAGATTTGCTCTCAAACTATTGACTCCATCTTTTGCACGACTTGGCTGGGACAGTAAAGACACTGACA gtactcTGGACACAATGCTGCGGAGTCTTGTGATTGGTCAGCTTGGTCGCTATGGTGACCCGGACATGATATCTGAGTCCAAGCGTAGATTTAGCGACCATGTCTCTGAGAAGGACGCCATCCCTGCTGACATTAAGAGTGCCGTGTTCTCAGCTGCTCTCAGTGGTGGGGATGAATCTATCTTCGACCATCTAGTGGCG CTCCACGACAAGGCTGACTCCAACGAGGAGAAGGTGAGGATCTACAGCTCGCTAGGCAACGGGAAGACAGAAACACTCATCACCAAGTGCCTCGACTTTGCCACCAGT GATAAGGTACGCCCCCAGGACCTCCCTGCAGTCCTCATGTCCCTCACCCGCTCGTGTCCAGACTCTAGAGAGAGGGTCTGGAAGTTTGTACAGGAGAACTGGACCATGCTCAAGGACCGCTACAACGGCCAGTTCCTGCTGGCTAGGATGATcgat GTGTCCACTGCTGGCTTTGTGAGTGAGGAGAGAGCTGGTGAAATAGAGAAGTTCTTCTCAGAGAACCCATGGCCAGTGGCTGCGAGAATCGTCAAGCAAAACTGTGAGGCCATTCGACTCAACGCCAAATGGTTACAGAGGGACCGAGACATCGTCAAGGAGTGGCTAGCCAGTCAGTGA